One Gemmatimonas sp. DNA segment encodes these proteins:
- the ppc gene encoding phosphoenolpyruvate carboxylase: MTEIPATSRLEKDLPLRDDIRLLGRVLGDTLREQEGDEIFQLVESVRQTAVRFARAGSPDDRAELHRLLDGLPPEDMHRVVRAFAYFLQLANIAEDTHRSRRRREHEIMGSPPREGSLAFSLDAVIRERPDAAAQVAAFFATALVSPVLTAHPTEVQRQSTQHALQQIAELLDRRDRMALTPDEQRDADETLKQVVLTLWHTRMVRSERLRVIDEVKNGINYFHSTFFTELPRLHGDTEDLLRKRFPDHTWALPPFLRVGSWIGGDRDGNPFVTAETLRETVRLQASATIEFYLEEVHALGFDLPLSERLVPVTAELSALAARSPDMSSQRLDEPYRRALIGIYSRLAATAHALGLPAPIRQAIGTDAPYATAAALRDDLVVVRDSLQQHGAARLTTGRLRRLLRAVELFGFHLAPLDLRQNSEVHERVAAELLSSAGVCVDYALRTEAERVAVLSKELAGTRPLYSPHLSYSEEVAGELAIAFAARELRERFGPTLLPHYIISKCDGVSDLLEVALVLKEAGLARGGASPTAAMQIIPLFETIDDLRRAGGTMDALFTLPEYRSLVTSQGDVQEVMLGYSDSNKDGGFLTSGWELYQAELALMRVFASHGVRLRLFHGRGGSVGRGGGPSYEAILAQPAGAVSGHIRITEQGEVIASKYATPDVGRRNLELLVAATLEASLTDHEQRGEHADSVAQDFHPVMERLSAVAFRAYRALVYETPGFVQYFRESTPLAEIATLNIGSRPASRRPSERIEDLRAIPWVFSWAQCRLMLPGWYGFGSAIAAYLADTPNGLPMLQRMAQHWPFFRTLLSNIDMVLAKSDLAVASRYAELVQDVEVRQRVFSMLSAEWHRTRDALQQITEQAELLAENPLLKRSIANRFPYMDPLNHLQIELLRRYREAQATGADTDDERRRRGIHITINGIAAGLRNSG; encoded by the coding sequence ATGACAGAGATTCCTGCGACCAGTCGGCTGGAGAAGGACCTCCCGCTCCGCGATGACATCCGCTTGTTGGGGCGTGTGCTGGGCGATACGCTGCGCGAGCAGGAGGGCGACGAGATCTTTCAGCTCGTCGAATCGGTGCGACAGACCGCGGTACGCTTCGCGCGTGCGGGAAGTCCCGACGATCGTGCCGAGCTGCATCGTCTCCTCGATGGATTGCCGCCCGAGGACATGCACCGCGTGGTGCGCGCGTTCGCCTACTTTCTGCAACTGGCGAACATCGCGGAAGACACGCACCGGTCGCGCCGTCGGCGCGAGCACGAGATCATGGGGTCACCCCCTCGCGAGGGGAGTCTGGCCTTTTCGCTCGATGCGGTGATTCGCGAGAGGCCGGACGCCGCCGCGCAAGTAGCCGCCTTTTTCGCTACGGCGCTCGTGTCACCGGTGCTCACGGCGCATCCCACGGAAGTGCAGCGACAGAGTACGCAGCACGCGCTGCAGCAGATCGCCGAACTGCTGGACCGTCGCGACCGGATGGCGCTCACGCCCGACGAGCAGCGCGACGCCGACGAAACGCTCAAACAGGTCGTGCTCACGCTCTGGCACACGCGCATGGTGCGCAGTGAACGGCTGCGCGTGATCGATGAAGTGAAGAACGGCATCAACTATTTCCATAGCACGTTCTTCACCGAATTGCCGCGCTTGCACGGCGATACCGAGGACCTGCTGCGCAAGCGCTTCCCTGACCATACGTGGGCACTGCCGCCGTTTCTGCGCGTGGGCAGCTGGATCGGCGGCGATCGCGATGGCAATCCTTTCGTGACGGCGGAGACGTTGCGGGAAACCGTACGCTTGCAGGCGTCGGCCACGATCGAGTTCTACCTCGAGGAGGTGCACGCGCTGGGCTTTGACCTCCCGCTCTCGGAACGACTGGTGCCCGTGACGGCCGAGCTTTCCGCACTCGCGGCGCGTTCGCCCGACATGTCATCGCAGCGGCTCGATGAGCCGTACCGCCGCGCGCTGATCGGGATCTACTCACGCCTCGCGGCCACCGCGCACGCGCTGGGATTGCCGGCGCCGATCCGACAGGCCATCGGTACTGACGCCCCGTACGCCACCGCGGCGGCGCTTCGCGATGATCTCGTGGTCGTTCGGGACTCGCTGCAGCAGCACGGCGCGGCACGGCTCACGACGGGGCGCTTACGTCGCCTGCTACGCGCGGTCGAGCTGTTCGGTTTTCACTTGGCACCACTCGACCTGCGTCAGAATTCCGAAGTGCACGAGCGCGTAGCGGCGGAGCTGTTATCGAGTGCGGGCGTCTGCGTCGACTACGCGTTGCGAACCGAAGCCGAGCGCGTCGCGGTGCTGTCGAAAGAGCTGGCCGGCACACGCCCGTTGTACTCGCCACATCTGTCGTACTCCGAGGAGGTCGCCGGGGAACTGGCGATTGCCTTCGCGGCGCGTGAACTCCGTGAGCGGTTCGGTCCTACGCTGCTGCCGCACTACATCATCTCGAAATGCGATGGCGTGTCGGACCTGCTGGAAGTGGCACTGGTGCTCAAGGAGGCGGGACTCGCGCGAGGCGGTGCGTCACCGACTGCCGCGATGCAGATCATTCCGCTCTTCGAGACCATCGACGACCTGCGACGGGCCGGTGGCACGATGGACGCGCTCTTCACGTTACCGGAGTACCGCTCCCTGGTTACATCGCAGGGCGACGTGCAGGAAGTGATGCTGGGATACTCCGACAGCAACAAGGACGGCGGTTTTCTGACCTCCGGGTGGGAGTTGTATCAGGCCGAGCTGGCCTTGATGCGGGTGTTTGCCTCGCACGGCGTGCGGTTGCGGCTCTTTCACGGGCGCGGCGGCTCGGTGGGACGCGGTGGTGGGCCAAGCTACGAGGCGATCCTGGCGCAGCCGGCGGGGGCGGTGAGTGGGCATATCCGCATCACCGAGCAAGGCGAAGTGATCGCGTCGAAGTACGCTACGCCTGATGTCGGGCGGCGCAATCTCGAGCTGTTGGTGGCGGCGACCCTCGAGGCCTCGCTCACCGATCATGAGCAGCGCGGTGAGCACGCCGACAGTGTGGCGCAGGACTTCCATCCCGTCATGGAGCGCTTGTCGGCGGTCGCGTTCCGGGCGTACCGCGCATTGGTGTACGAAACGCCGGGCTTCGTACAATATTTCCGCGAATCCACACCGCTGGCCGAAATCGCCACGCTCAACATCGGCAGCCGACCGGCTTCTCGGCGCCCGAGTGAACGCATCGAGGACCTGCGCGCCATTCCCTGGGTGTTTTCGTGGGCGCAGTGCCGTCTCATGCTGCCGGGTTGGTACGGATTCGGTTCGGCCATCGCGGCGTATCTCGCGGACACGCCGAACGGTCTCCCCATGCTGCAGCGTATGGCGCAGCACTGGCCGTTCTTTCGCACGCTGTTGTCGAACATCGACATGGTGCTGGCGAAGTCGGATCTTGCCGTGGCGTCGCGCTACGCGGAGCTGGTGCAGGATGTCGAGGTGCGGCAGCGCGTGTTCTCCATGCTCTCGGCCGAGTGGCATCGCACGCGCGATGCCCTGCAGCAGATTACGGAGCAGGCGGAGTTGCTGGCGGAGAATCCGCTGCTCAAGCGATCGATCGCCAATCGCTTTCCGTACATGGACCCGCTCAATCACCTGCAGATCGAACTGTTGCGCCGGTATCGCGAAGCGCAGGCCACGGGTGCCGATACGGACGACGAGCGGCGCCGGCGCGGGATTCACATCACGATCAATGGGATCGCGGCGGGACTACGGAACAGCGGGTAA